The genomic DNA CCGTCCCGGTACCAGTCCAGGAGCGCGGACATGATGGCCCGGCCGTGTCCCTGGCGCCGGTGCGCGGGGTCGGTCGTCATGCCCTGGATGTAGCCGCAGCGGCCGTCGGGAAGGGTGGGGCCGGGGAAGCGGCCGAAGATGAGGCCGATCCCGCAGGCGGCCAGGCCGCCCGTGGGGGCGTCCACCACGTAGACGGCCGTGTCGGCGCTGCCCAGCCGCTCCTTGAGGCTGTCGGCGTAGGCTTCCTGCCAGTGCTCGTCGATGGGGTAGCTGCCGTCCTGGGCCATCCGGTCGGCCAGGATCTCACGCAGACGGACCAGTTCGGGGATGTCGTCGGGGGTCGCGGTGCGAACGCTCATCGACGGATTCTCCCAGTCCCGCGAGCTGCGAAGTCCGCCGGGGTGACCTCGGGTTGCCGACCGCCTGTCCGCGGCCTCCGTCGGGGAACGTCGCACTAGGGTGGTGGACGTGGCCGATGA from Streptosporangium sp. NBC_01756 includes the following:
- a CDS encoding GNAT family N-acetyltransferase, coding for MSVRTATPDDIPELVRLREILADRMAQDGSYPIDEHWQEAYADSLKERLGSADTAVYVVDAPTGGLAACGIGLIFGRFPGPTLPDGRCGYIQGMTTDPAHRRQGHGRAIMSALLDWYRDGEVRRVDLHATSEAEPLYRELGFVDDGYPSLTWRSRS